In Sphingomonas sp., a single window of DNA contains:
- a CDS encoding prephenate dehydratase produces MENFAAPARPIVARMLAEADAAPARAVAFQGAPGANSHVAVREAFPDALPLPCFSFDDAIDAVKEGRADRAMIPIENSLHGRVADIHFLLPESGLSIIGEHFLAIRHTLMGTGPIEGVREAMSHPQALGQCRHWLKAHGIAQVAYPDTAGAAAMVAELADPRIAALAPVHAAELYGLQALASDIADAAHNMTRFVVLARDAPGITGDGPCMTSLIFEVKNSPAALYKALGGFATNGVNMTKLESYQREASFSATEFYADIVGSPEEPRVIRALEELGFHSKWVRLLGTYPQARPRP; encoded by the coding sequence ATGGAGAATTTTGCTGCCCCCGCCCGTCCGATCGTCGCCCGCATGCTCGCGGAGGCGGACGCGGCACCCGCACGCGCGGTGGCGTTCCAGGGCGCGCCGGGCGCCAATTCGCACGTCGCGGTGCGCGAAGCCTTCCCCGATGCGCTGCCGCTGCCCTGCTTTTCCTTCGACGACGCGATCGATGCGGTGAAGGAAGGCCGCGCGGACCGGGCGATGATCCCGATCGAGAATTCGCTCCACGGCCGCGTCGCCGACATCCACTTCCTGCTCCCCGAATCCGGCCTGTCGATCATCGGCGAGCATTTCCTTGCGATCCGCCACACGCTGATGGGCACCGGCCCGATCGAGGGAGTGCGCGAGGCGATGAGTCATCCCCAGGCGCTCGGCCAGTGCCGCCACTGGCTGAAGGCGCACGGCATCGCGCAGGTCGCCTATCCTGATACCGCAGGTGCGGCGGCGATGGTGGCGGAGCTTGCCGATCCCAGGATCGCGGCGCTCGCGCCTGTGCATGCGGCGGAGCTGTATGGCCTGCAGGCGCTGGCGAGCGATATCGCCGATGCCGCGCACAACATGACCCGCTTCGTCGTGCTCGCGCGCGACGCCCCGGGAATCACTGGCGACGGCCCGTGCATGACCTCGCTGATCTTCGAGGTGAAGAACAGCCCCGCCGCACTGTACAAGGCGCTGGGCGGCTTCGCGACCAACGGCGTCAACATGACCAAGCTCGAGAGCTATCAGCGCGAGGCGAGCTTCTCGGCGACCGAATTCTACGCCGACATCGTCGGCAGCCCAGAAGAGCCGCGCGTGATCCGCGCGCTGGAGGAGCTGGGGTTCCATTCCAAATGGGTGCGGCTGCTGGGCACTTATCCGCAGGCGCGCCCGCGCCCCTGA